A single region of the Pan troglodytes isolate AG18354 chromosome 22, NHGRI_mPanTro3-v2.0_pri, whole genome shotgun sequence genome encodes:
- the U2AF1 gene encoding splicing factor U2AF 35 kDa subunit isoform X3 translates to MQEHYDEFFEEVFTEMEEKYGEVEEMNVCDNLGDHLVGNVYVKFRREEDAEKAVIDLNNRWFNGQPIHAELSPVTDFREACCRQYEMGECTRGGFCNFMHLKPISRELRRELYGRRRKKHRSRSRSRERRSRSRDRGRGGGGGGGGGGGGRERDRRRSRDRERSGRF, encoded by the exons ATGCAGGAACACTATGATGAGTTttttgag GAGGTTTTTACAGAAATGGAGGAGAAGTATGGGGAAGTAGAGGAGATGAACGTCTGTGACAACCTGGGAGACCACCTGGTGGGGAACGTGTACGTCAAG tttcGCCGTGAGGAAGATGCGGAAAAGGCTGTGATTGACTTGAATAACCGTTGGTTTAATGGACAGCCGATCCACGCCGAGCTGTCACCCGTGACGGACTTCAGAGAAGCCTGCTGCCGTCAGTATGAGATGGG AGAATGCACACGAGGCGGCTTCTGCAACTTCATGCATTTGAAGCCCATTTCCAGAGAGCTGCGGCGGGAGCTGTATGGGCGCCGTCGCAAGAA GCATAGATCAAGATCCCGATCCCGGGAGCGTCGTTCTCGGTCTAGAGACCGTGGTcgtggcggtggcggtggcggtggTGGAGGCGGCGGCGGACGGGAGCGTGACAGGAGGCGGTCGAGAGATCGTGAAAGATCTGGGCGATTCTGA